CCTGTACGACCGTTACTTCATCCACAAGGATGGCGTGCGTTTCGAACTGCCGCAGATCTTCTTCATGCGCGTGGCCATGGGCCTGGCCATCGAAGAGAAAGACCGCGAAGCCCGTGCGATCGAGTTCTACAACCTGCTGTCGTCCTTCGACTACATGGCGTCCACGCCGACCCTGTTCAACGCCGGTACCCTGCGTCCACAGCTGTCGAGCTGCTACCTGACCACCGTGCCGGATGACCTGTCGGGCATCTATCACGCGATCCACGACAACGCCATGCTGTCCAAATTCGCTGGCGGCCTGGGCAACGACTGGACGCCGGTTCGTGCGCTGGGTTCGTACATCAAGGGCACCAACGGCAAATCCCAGGGCGTGGTTCCGTTCCTCAAGGTAGTGAACGACACCGCCGTCGCCGTTAACCAGGGTGGCAAGCGCAAAGGCGCTGTGTGTGCCTACCTGGAAACCTGGCACATGGACATCGAAGAGTTCATCGAGCTGCGCAAGAACACCGGTGACGATCGTCGTCGTACCCACGACATGAACACCGCCAACTGGATCCCTGACCTGTTCATGAAGCGTGTCTTCGATGACGGCAAGTGGACCCTGTTCTCGCCATCCGAAGTACCGGACCTGCACGACCTGACCGGCAAGGCCTTCGAAGAGCGCTACGAGTACTACGAAGCCCTGACCGAGTACCCAGGCAAGGTCAAGCTGTTCAAGACCATCCAGGCCAAAGACCTGTGGCGCAAGATGCTGTCCATGCTGTTCGAAACCGGCCACCCATGGCTGACCTTCAAGGACCCATGCAACCTGCGCAGCCCGCAGCAGCACGTGGGCGTGGTCCACAGCTCGAACCTGTGCACCGAGATCACCTTGAACACCAACAAGGACGAGATCGCCGTTTGCAACCTGGGCTCGATCAACCTGCCGAACCACATCGTGGACGGCAAGCTCGACACCGCCAAGCTGCAACGCACCGTGAACACCGCCGTGCGCATGCTCGATAACGTGATAGACATCAACTACTACTCGGTGCCGCAAGCGAAGAACTCCAACTTCAAGCACCGTCCGGTTGGCCTGGGCATCATGGGCTTCCAGGATGCGCTGTACCTGCAGCACATTCCTTACGGTTCCGATGCGGCCGTGCAGTTCGCCGACACTTCCATGGAAGCGGTCAGCTACTACGCGATCCAGGCTTCCTGCGACCTGGCGGACGAGCGTGGCGCCTACGAGACGTTCCAGGGCTCGCTGTGGTCCAAAGGCATCCTGCCGCTGGATTCGCAACAGATCCTGATCGAGGCCCGTGGCCAGAAGTACATTGATGTCGACCTCAAGGAAACCCTGGACTGGGCACCGGTTCGCGCCCGTGTACAGAAAGGCATCCGTAACTCGAACATCATGGCCATCGCACCGACCGCGACCATCGCCAACATCACTGGCGTTTCGCAGTCGATCGAACCGACCTACCAGAACCTGTATGTGAAATCGAACCTGTCGGGCGAATTCACCGTGATCAACCCGTACCTGGTTCGCGACCTCAAGGCCCGCGGCCTGTGGGACTCGGTCATGATCAACGACCTGAAGTACTACGACGGTTCGGTGCAGCAGATCGAGCGCATTCCGGCAGAGCTCAAGGCCCTGTACGCGACCGCGTTCGAAGTGGACACCAAGTGGATCGTCGACGCCGCCAGCCGTCGTCAGAAGTGGATCGACCAGGCTCAGTCGCTGAACCTGTACATCGCCGGCGCTTCGGGCAAGAAACTGGACGTGACCTACCGCATGGCCTGGTACCGTGGCCTGAAAACCACCTACTACCTCCGTGCCCTGGCCGCGACCAGCACCGAGAAGTCGACCATCAACACCGGCAAGCTGAACGCTGTTTCCAGCGGCGGCAACCACGGTGACGACTCGGTCCTGGCCGCGCCAGCCGGTCCTGCTCCAGTGCCGAAGGCTTGCGCCATCGACGAGCCGGATTGCGAAGCTTGCCAATAAGCTGAGCAGGCCGGCGCCCTCCCGGCGCCGGCCCCGACAACCCCCGACCAATCCTCTGGATTGTCGGGGGTTTTCTTTTGCCCGTCCCTGCAGATTCACCACCGCCTCTGTGGGAGCGAGCCTGCTCGCGATGGTCGTTAACGATAACGCAGGCGGCCTGATGCCCCGCGGTGTCTGACCCACCATCGCGAGCAAGCTCGCTCCTACAGGGGTTGCGGTATGCCAAGATTTTGCGGTGTGCGCCAAACCCTGTGGGAGGGGGCTTGCTCGCGATGGTCGTTAACGATGACGTGGGCTGCCTGATGCCCCGCGGTGCCTGATCCACCATCGCGAGCAAGCTCGCTCCTACAGGTTCGCGGTCAGGCAAGACAAAACGCCGGTCATAAAAAAACCCCTCTTGCGAGGGGTTTTTTATGCAGCGCCAGGCAGCATCAGGTCATCTGGATGATGGTCTGCATGATGGTGCTCTGGGTCGAGATGGTCTTGGCGTTCGCCTGGTAGTTGCTCTGCGCCTTGATCAGGTCGACCAGTTCGCTGGTCAGGTTGACGTTGGACTCTTCCAGCGAGTTGGAGTTGATCGAGCCCAGGGTGCCGGTTTGCGGAGCATCGTAACCCGGGATACCCGACGCGTAGGTCTCTTTCCAGCTGGTGCCGCCCACTGGCTGCAAGCCTTGCTCGTTGGTGAAGCTGGCCAGGGAGATCTGGCCAATGGCCTTGGTCTGGTTGTTGCTGAAGTTGGCCAGCAACACACCGCTGCCGTCGATGGTCAGGTTGGTGATCTGGCCAGTGGCGTAACCGTTCTGGACCGGAATCGAACGGGCAGTATCGGCGTTGAACTGAGTGGTGTTGGACATGGACACGGTGATGCCGGCCGGATCGGCGGCTGCGCCGTTCGGGCTCCAAGTGCCATTGGTCACCTTGCCCGGCACCCAGCCGGTGATTTTCAGGTCAGGGCTGACCACTGGCGGAGTACCAGGGGTGGTCACCGACACCAGCTTGCCAGACGTGTCGAACGCCATGGTCGAAGCCACCGGAGGTGTCGCCGGATCGGTAGGATCGGTGCCATTCGGGTTGCGCCCGTCGATCAGCGTGTACACATTCCAGGTGTTATCGCCCGTCTTGACCATGTACTGGTCCATGGAGTGCTGGTTGCCCTGGGCGTCATAGACCGGGGTGGTGAACTGCTTGGTGAAGGATTCCTGCTTGGCCGGATCGAACGGGAAGGTCGTCTGGTTGATCGCGGTGGCCGTGGAGTTCAGGTTGATCGTCGACGAAATGGTGGTCGTGGTCTTCGGCGCCAGGTTCGAGGTGTCGATACGCAGGTCGGTCAGGATGCCGTTGATGATCTTGCCATTGGCGTCCACACCATAGCCTTGCAGGCGCGCGGTGCCGTCGGAGTTGGTGACGTAACCGTCCTTGTCGACCTTGAAGGTACCGGCACGGGTGTACGACATCGAACCGTTTTCGTTCAGCACGAAGAAGCCGGAACCGTTGATACCCATGTCCAGCACGTTGCCGGTGTTGTTGATGTCGCCCTGGGTGAACTGCTGCGAAACGTTGGCCAGGCGCACACCGTTACCGATGGTTTTGCTGCCGCTGCCCAGACGAGTCGCCGAGTACACGTCTTCGAATTCCGCACGGGACGATTTGAAACCGACGGTCGCCACGTTGGCGATGTTGTTGCCGGTCACGTCCAGTTGCTTGTTGGCTGCATAGAGACCGCTAAGGCCGATGTTAAAAGACATTTTCCACTCCTTTGTGCCGGGTTAGTCGGCTCTTACATACCAATGGTTTGCACTTTGGACAGGGCGATGCTGCCCAACCCGGCCAGATTGAGCATCAACTCACCGCCGGTCTGGCTGATGGTCACGCTGTTGACGGTGGCAGGCAGGTAGGTCACCAACGATGTTGCCTTGCCGTCGTAAGTCGCGGTGGCATCGAAGGTGTACGTGCCCGCTGCGGCCACTTCGCCCGCATCGTTCTTGCCGTCCCAGATGAAGCTGGCTTCGCCGGCCTTCTGGCTGCCCAGGTCGAGGGTGCGGACGACTTTGCCGTCGGCATCTGTGATCTTGACCTTGACCGGGTCGACCGACGCCGGAACGGCGATGGTGCCGGTAAAGCTCTTGGAGGTATCGACCACGGCCTTGCTGCCCGGCGCGATGACCGAACGGCCCACCAGCGACGAAGCCTGCAACGCCTGCGACGAGCTGTAGTTGGCCGCCAGGCCGGCTACGGTGTCGTTGAGCGTGGTGATGCCTTCCAGGCTGCTGAACTGCGCCAACTGGGCAACGAACTCGCCGTTGTCCTGAGGCTCCAGCGGGTTCTGGTTCTTCAACTGCGTTACCAGCAACTGCAGGAACGCGTCCTTGCCCAGGGCCTTTTTGCCGGTCGCGGCACCCGCCGCACCTGCCAGGCCATCGTTGTTGGTGGTGTTGGTCCTGACCGAAGAGTTGGCCAGGATGTCATTCATGCTGAGGCCGCCGGTGGAATCGCTAACACTCATCTGAGTCGCCCCTTATCACTGACCGAGGGTCAGGACTTTCTGCATCATGGCTTTGGCGGTATTCATCATTTCCGCGTTGGTCTGGAACGAACGGCTCGCAGAAATCATGTCGGCCATTTCTTCCACCACGTTGACGTTCGGGTAGTAGACGTAGCCCTTGGCGTCGGCCGCCGGATGATTCGGTTGGTAGCGCGCTTCCAGGTTGCTCTGGTCTTCGACCACGCCCAGTACCTGCACGCCCTGGCCTGCCGCGTCCTGGTTCTGGAACAGCGAATCGCTGCCGCCGCTCTGGCCGCCCTGGAACATGGTGGCAAACACCGGGTGACGTGCGCGGTAGGTCTGGTCGATGCTCGACGAGACGGTTTCGGCGTTGGCGATGTTCGAGGCCACGGTGTTCAGACGGGTGGTCTGGGCGCTCATGCCGCTACCGGCAATGTTGAAAACGCTGGCTAGCGACATGACTTATTCTCCACGCAGGGCCGATACCAGCCCTTTGAATTTGCTGTTGAGCAGAGTGAAACTGGCCTGGAAGTTGACCGAGTTTTCCGCGTAGTTCGACTGTTCCAGTTGAGCGTCCACGGTGTTCTGGTCGATCGACGGCTGCATCGGCGTGCGGTACATCAGCGACTCGTCGCCGTTGCCCAGACCTTGCGCTTCGATATGACGGCTGTTGGTCATGTTCAAGGCGAACGTGCCGTTCTTGGTCTTCTCGCTCTGCTCGGCGAGCACTTTCGAGAAGTCCAGATCCCGGGCCTTGTAGTTCGGGGTGTCGGCGTTGGCGATGTTGTTGGCCAGAACTTCGGCACGCTGGGCGCGGAAGCCCAGAGCCTGTTCGTGGATACCGAGCGCTTTATCGAAGCTGATGCTCATGTCGGAAACCTTCGGGTGACCTGATTTTTCGTACGATGGATTTAGCAAGCCGCGTGCCAACTCGGCAAAGCCCCGGATTGCGGGGCCTTGCCAGCGGCAACCGGGCGGCAATGCCAGAAAAGCGGCAACGGGTTTCCGCCGTCTGCCGCTTTTCTGCCGCTTTGTGCCGATTTCGAATCCGCCACCGCCCCCCCTGTAGGAGCGAGCTTGCTCGCGATGGCGGCGTGTCAGTCAATACATGCGTCGTCTGACACACCGCATCGCGAGCAAGCTCGCTCCTACAGGGGGATGCGGTGATGGTGTAAATTACGGGCATAAAAAAACGGGAGCCCTCTCGGACCCCCGTTTTTTGTCACAAGCAATCACTTCGCCTGGTAAATGATCCCCGGGCTGCACTGGACCATCTGGTAATGATCCGGCAGACCGTTCAGCGCTTCGGAAGCGCCGAGGAACAGATAGCCGCCCGGCTTGAGCGTGCTGTGGATGCGCAACAGGATGTCTTTCTTCACCTCGGCGGAGAAGTAGATCAGCACGTTGCGGCAGAACACGATGTCGAATTTGCCGAGGCTCGCGTAGCTGTCCAGCAGGTTGAAGGCGCGGAACTCCACGCGGCTCTTGATCGGTGCCTTGACGGCCCAGCGCCCCGGTCCCTTGGGGTCGAAGTAGCGTTGCAGGCGCTCCGGCGACAAACCGCGGCCGATGGCCAGGCTGTCGTATTCGCCGGTCTTGCAGTTGATCAGCATGGAGCCGGACAGGTCGGTGGCAACGATCTGCACACCGGCTTTCAACTGACCGATATTGGTCCGCTCGAACTCGTCGATGGCCATCGACAGCGAATACGGTTCCTGCCCCGACGAACAGGCCGCCGACCAGATCCGCAGCCGTTGGCCGGGAGCGGCCTTGATGGCCTCGGGCAGCACCTTGCTCTTCAACACTTCAAACGGATAGGTGTCACGAAACCACAGGGTTTCGTTGGTCGTCATGGCATCGACCACCATCTCGCGCAACCCGCTGCGCGGCTGGGTCTGGATGCGCTGGACCAGCTCACCCAGGGATTTGATGCCTTGCTGCTCCATCAGTTTGTTGAGACGGCTCGAGACCAGGTACTGCTTGTTTTCACCCAGCAAAATGCCACAGGCTTTTTCCAGGAAGACCCGGAACTGTTCGAAATCCAAATTACCCGTAGACAATGATGCCGCCTCTTAAATCGTGTTAACCGCCAGGGGCAGGAGGCCCCTAGCTGATGTCTGCTGCTTTGATCCGGTCAACCACCCGGGATGCCAGGTCATCAGGACGGAATTTGGCCAGGAAGTCATCGGCACCGACCTTCTTGACCATCGCCTGATTGAATACACCCGACAACGAAGTATGCAGGATGATATGAAGCTTTTGCATGCGCGGGTCGTTGCGGATTTCGGCCGTGAGGGTGTACCCGTCCATTTCCGGCATCTCGATGTCGGAAATCATCATCAGGAACTCTTCTTCCGGCTTCTTGCCCTCGTCGACCAGCTTGCGCAGGTAGTCCAGCGCTTGCCGCCCGTCGTTCAACGCCACCACTTCCACACCGACCGTCTGCAGGCAACGTGTGACCTGTTTGCGCGCCACCGACGAATCATCGACCGTCAGGACTCGCAACGACAAGGCCTTGTGCTGGGTCTGTTCATCGACCACACCGACCGAAATCGCTTCCGGTGTCGGCGCCACTTCTGCCAGCACCTTCTCGACGTCGATGATTTCGACTAACTGATTGTCGACCCGGGTCACAGCGGTCAGGTAGTGATCGCGCCCCGTCCCCTTGGGTGGCGGATGGATCTCTTCCCAGTTCATGTTGACGATGCGTTCCACCGAGCGCACCAGGAAACCCTGGGTCTTGGTGTTGTACTCCGTGATGATCACGAACGGACTGCTTTGATCTTTCAACGCACCGGCACCGGTCGCCATCGCCAGATCCAGGATCGGAATGGTCGCCCCGCGAATATTTGCCACACCGCACACGACAGGACTGGACTTGGGCATCACGGTCAGCGCGGGGCATTGCAGCACCTCGCGAACCTTGAATACGTTGATCCCGTAGAGCTGCTGGCCGTCAAGACGGAACAACAACAGCTCCAGGCGATTCTGCCCTACCAGTTGCGTGCGCTGGTTTACCGAATCCATTACACCAGCCATGCCCAGACTCCCACACCAACGCTAGTTGTGTTGCGACGCACATTCATCACTAAACGGCACGGCGCTTGCTTTTTAACTTTTATGAACACAGAACCGACATTTTTCCGACGCCTGACATCCGCCTTCCGCAGAACGCTCTGCGCGGTGTCGGCCGTCTGCCTGTTCAACGCTGGCAGCCCTGCCCTTGCTGACGCAGTTACCTTGCCTGACATGCTTATCGGCGTCACCCAGGGCTTTCTTGAATTCACCGTAGAGGACTACCTGGCCACCAGTCAAACGGAAGGTCGCTACGAAATCGAAGTCAAGCAGCTCGATCCACGCCTGCGCATGCCCATGTGCGACAAGGAATTGACAGCCAGCCTTGAGAGCCCGGCCAAGCCGCTGGGCCGCGTCACGGTCAAGGTCCGCTGCGAAGGCAGCTCCCCGTGGACGGTCTTCGTGCCCGCTCAAGTGCGCCTGTTTCGCGATGTCGTGACCACCAGCCGGCCCCTGCGCCGCGCCGACATTGTCGAACCCGCCGACGTCCTGCTGCGCGAGCGTGATATCAGCCTGATCACCCAGGGCTACCTGACCACCCTGGACCAGGCGATCGGACAACGACTTACCCGACCAATGGTCGCCGATCAGGTGGTGACCCTGGTCAACCTTGAACAGACCGAAGTCATTCGCAAGGGCGATCAGGTGGTCATCACCGCCCGCAGCGGCACGCTGAGCGTGCGAATGCCGGGCGAAGCCCTGTCCAACGGCGGGATGAGCGAACAGATACGGGTGAAAAACCTCAATTCCAAAAGGGTCATCAAGGCGCAAGTGATCGCGCCGGGCCAGGTGGAAGTGTCCATGTAAAACTCTATTCGTGAAGAAGTGGCGCAGGCCGAGGCGGTTCCCTAAACTGTGGCGCATGCAGCAGACGTGCTGGCGCTTGCAGGCTCATTGATAAAATGAGTCTAAAGTTTTCACAGGGATGGCCGAGAACATGGCAAGCGTCCAAATATTCAGAGGTTTTTTACCATGGTCATCGATTTCAGCCGTTTGAACAGCACCTCGTCACTGACGGGCAATACACGTACCAGCGCCGCCAAGGATCCAGCCGAAACCGGCAAATCCGCAGCGCTGAATACTCCGGCCGAGCAGGCCAGCACCGTAAAGAGCGGGGAATCGGTACACCTCAGCAATGAGGCTCAACAGTTGCAACAGGTCACTGACAAGCTGCGTGATCAGCCTGCCGTCGATAAAGCCCGCGTGGCCGAGTTGAAAGCAGCGATTGCCGATGGCAGCTACAAAGTCGACAGCAACCGTGTAGCCAGCAAACTGCTCAACTTCGAAGCCCAGCGCTAGGGCACGCCCCGCGCCAGGCTTTTGGACGCTTAAAAACCAAGGCCAGCCATGCACGACACTAATTTATTGCAACTGATCACCGACGACTTTGCTCCAGCTCAACACCTGCTGGAGTTACTGCAAACCGAGTCCCTCGCCTTGCACGGTCGCGACATGCCGCTGCTCGAAGACATTCTGGCGCAGAAGCAGGCAATGATCATTCTGCTCGAACAGCATGGCCGCAAGCGCAGTGAAATCCTCGCCAGCCTGAACCTGCCGCTCAACCGCAGCGGCCTGGAACAACTGGCCAGCCAATCCAGCGTGGGCGAACAATTGTTGGCACAAAGTGACGTGCTGACAGACCTTCTGGCTCAGTGCCAGGCGGCCAACGCCAACAATGGCCAGTCGATTCTGGTGCAGCAGGCCGCCACGGCCAACCAGCTGAAAATCCTCACCGGCGGTGAACCGCCAGCACTTTATGATGCACGCGGATCAACCGCGAAGCTTGCGAAGCCGCGTCCGCTCAGTCAGGCTTGAGCCTGTAAATGATCACGCCCTATGAAGACTCGCAACATGCTGGCACTATAGTGGCCAGCCGAAGTCATATTTTGCCTGGAGATTGATGTGTCCAATGCCTTAAATGCGGAAGATTCCCCGCAGCCACCCAAGGTGCTTACCACGCCTCTGGAGATCTCCGGCAACCTGCGCCAATTGCAAGACAGCCATGATCCGCTGATTATCACCTTCCACGAACGCACCCAGCGCTTCCAGAGCTACCTGGTGGACGTTGACCGCGACAGTGGCACCATCAAGCTCGATGAAATGATCCCGCGCGACGGCGAACGCTTCATGCTGGCCGGCGAGCCATACAAGGTCGAAGGTTTTCATGAAGGCGTGCGTATCGCCTGGGAAAGCAACGGCACACCGACCCTCAGCGACTCGGGTGACGAGCGCTGCTACATCGCCCCGCTGCCCGACGAAGTGGTTTACCACCAGCGCCGCAATGCCTTCCGCGCGGCCCTGAAGCTGGCACAACTGGTCGACATCGACCTGGACGGGGAAAAGCTCAAGTCCCCGATCCGTGGCAAGCTGCTGGACATTTCCGCCACCGGCTGCAAGCTGCGCTTCGATGGTGACATCACCGAAAGCCTGCAACTGGGCCAGGTCTACGATCGCTTTGCCGCCGCCCTGCCCTTCGGCAAGATGACCGCACCGGTCGAACTGCGCTACCTGCACTTCGAAGAAAAAATCTCCACCACCTTCGCCGGCATCCGCTTTCACAACATGAGCGGGCTGGTGCAGCGTCAGGTCGAGCGCTTCGTCTACCAGTTGCAACGTGAAGCACGCCGCTTCGACAAAGACGACATGTAAGATCAGGCGTCAATAAAAACGGGCAGCTCCTTGTGGAGACTGCCCGTTTTTTTATGGCCGCTGTTCAAGCCGGGCGTCAGGGAATGGCATCCGGGACCTTGGGCTCATCACCCTTTTGCGAATCTTGCGCGGGCACGGACGCGGGCTTTTGCACCTCAGGCTCAGCCTCGGGCTTGGCCTCCTCCGCCGGTGTCGGCTCGGGCTCGGGTTCAGGCTCTGGCGTGACTGGAACCTGCATCCGATCCTGCACCGACTGTTCATCCACCCGCGGGTCAAGGGCTGCGGCCAGTGGCGAGCTCGCCATGCTGTCCGGCATTGCGACGTGATGCAGCGGCGCATCGTCCACCTGGTGCAGGTTGGTGACCGCTTTCGGGCGGATCCGCCACACCAGCACCAGAGCAAAGAAACTGAAGAAGGCGTACAGCATGTGGCTGCCGAACATCTTCATCAGCACCCCGGCCACCAGCGGCCCGATACTCGCGCCAACGCCGTAGGTGACCAGCAGCATGGCCGTCAGTGACACCCGGCGATCCGCCTCGACGTGGTCGTTGGAGAAAGCCACCGCCAGCGGGTACAGGCAGAACTTCACCAGCGAGCAAATGAAGCCGGTGATGAACAGCACTTCCAGCGGCACCTGCTGCATGATCGCCAGGGGCAACGCCGCCACCGCGAGCAACAAGGCAAAAGAACGGATCAGTACGGCCCGATCATAACGGTCGGACAACCAGCCCAACGGCCACTGCACCAGCAGGCCGGCAAAAATGCAGGTACCCATGAACAGACCGACCTGCTCGGTGGACAAGCCCTGCTGCGCCGCATACAGCGGTGCCAGGCCGTAGAACGAGCCGATGATCAGCCCGGCGCCGAGCACCGTACTCAGCGACTGCGGCACACGCTTGATGAAGAACCGTGGCTCCATCGGCGCCGGCCGCAGGGGCGCCGGGTGAATGCGTCGGGTCAGGGCCACCGGCACCAGGCACAGGGCAAAGCACAGGGCGACCAGCATCAGCAACTCCGGACCGAGCGCCGGGTGCATGACCAGAATCAGTTGGCCGAGCACCAGCCCCAGGTAGGAGGCGATCATGTAGCCGCTGAACACCGTACCGCGCTGCGGCGCGTCGGCCTGCTCGTTGAGCCAGCTCTCGATCACCATGTACTGGCACATCATGCCGAGGCCGACGATGACCCGCAGGAAGATCCACGCCGGCAGCCAATCCACCAGGCCATGCCCGAGCACCGCCGCGCCGACGATCCCGGCACAGGCCGAATAAGCCCGGATGTGCCCGACCCGGGCAATCAGCCGGTGGCCGATCTTGCCGCCCAGCACCAGGCCGAAATAGTTGGCCGCCATCAAGGCACCCACCCACAGGCTGTTGACGTGGTCGGCTGCCAGGCGCAAGCCCAGGTAAGTGCTCAACAGGCCGGAGCCGATCAGCATCATCAGCGAAGCGAAGTACAGCGCTCGAAAAGCTTTCCAGATCTGGCGCATCGGCGTTCCGAGCGGCTCCTTGCGGTGAGAAACGGGCTTCCCGAAAGATAGCCCGAAGACAAAGGTTCGTCAGGCCTGGGCAGCCAGGACACGGCGCTCCCAGGGGGTAATTTCATCAAAGAAGCTGGTCAATTCCAGGGTCTTCGTAGCCACGTAGCCTTCGATGAACTCCTTGCCGAACAGTTCCTTCGCCAACCGGCTACGGCTCAGACGTTCAAGGGCGGCATGCAAGGTACAGGGCAGTGAAAGATGATCCGGCACCTCGAACTCGCCCTGGATCACGGCACTCGGCTCCAGTTGCTGTTCAATGCCATGCAACCCCCCGGCCAGGCTGGCGGCAATCGCCAGGTAGGGGTTGGCGTCGGCCCCCGGCAAGCGATTCTCGACCCGACGGGCAACCGGCGCGCTCGCGGGAATGCGCAAGCCCGCCGCACGGTTGTCGTGGGACCAGCAGGCATTGTTGGGCGAGGCGAACGGGTGGCACAGGCGCTGATAGGAATTCACGTTCGGCGCGAACAGCGCGGTGAAGTCGGCCATCGCCGCCTGCTGCCCGCCGATGAAATGCCGGAAGGTCGCGGTCGGCTCCCCCGCGTCGTCGCTGAACACGTTCCTGCCACTGGCGATCTCGACGAGGCTCTGGTGGATGTGCATCGAACTGCCCGGCGTGTGCGCCAGCGGCTTGGCCATGCAGACCACGGTCAGGCCGTGCTTGAGCGCGACTTCCTTGAGCAGGTGCTTGAACAGGAATGTCTGGTCGGCGAGCAACAGCGGATCGCCGTGCAGCAGATTGATTTCGAACTGGCTGACGCCCATCTCGTGCATGAACGTATCGCGGGGCAGCCCCAGTGCCGCCATGCCTTCATAGACTTCCTGGAAGAATGGACGCAGGCCGTTGTTGGAACTGACACTGAATGCCGAATGCCCGTCCTCGCGCCGACCGTCCAGGCCCAGCGGCGGCTGGAACGGTTGCGTCGGGTCGGGGTTGGGGGCGAAGACGAAGAACTCCAGCTCCGTGGCCACCACCGGCGCCAGGCCCAGCGCGGCATAACGGGCGATCACGCTTTTGAGCTGGCCTCGGGTGGACAGCCGCGAACTTTCGCCCGTCAGCTCATCGGCATCGCAAATGGCGAAGGCCCGCGGCGGCTGGCTCCAGGGCAAGCGGTGAATCTGCGCAGGATCGGCCACCAGCGCCAGGTCGCCATCATCGCTGCCATAAAATTGTGCGGCCGGATAACCGCCCATGATGCATTGCAGCAGCACACCCCGCGCCATCTGCAAACGCCGTCCTTCGA
This DNA window, taken from Pseudomonas sp. MYb118, encodes the following:
- the flgD gene encoding flagellar hook assembly protein FlgD; its protein translation is MSVSDSTGGLSMNDILANSSVRTNTTNNDGLAGAAGAATGKKALGKDAFLQLLVTQLKNQNPLEPQDNGEFVAQLAQFSSLEGITTLNDTVAGLAANYSSSQALQASSLVGRSVIAPGSKAVVDTSKSFTGTIAVPASVDPVKVKITDADGKVVRTLDLGSQKAGEASFIWDGKNDAGEVAAAGTYTFDATATYDGKATSLVTYLPATVNSVTISQTGGELMLNLAGLGSIALSKVQTIGM
- the flgC gene encoding flagellar basal body rod protein FlgC, with protein sequence MSLASVFNIAGSGMSAQTTRLNTVASNIANAETVSSSIDQTYRARHPVFATMFQGGQSGGSDSLFQNQDAAGQGVQVLGVVEDQSNLEARYQPNHPAADAKGYVYYPNVNVVEEMADMISASRSFQTNAEMMNTAKAMMQKVLTLGQ
- the flgB gene encoding flagellar basal body rod protein FlgB; its protein translation is MSISFDKALGIHEQALGFRAQRAEVLANNIANADTPNYKARDLDFSKVLAEQSEKTKNGTFALNMTNSRHIEAQGLGNGDESLMYRTPMQPSIDQNTVDAQLEQSNYAENSVNFQASFTLLNSKFKGLVSALRGE
- the flgE gene encoding flagellar hook protein FlgE, with the protein product MSFNIGLSGLYAANKQLDVTGNNIANVATVGFKSSRAEFEDVYSATRLGSGSKTIGNGVRLANVSQQFTQGDINNTGNVLDMGINGSGFFVLNENGSMSYTRAGTFKVDKDGYVTNSDGTARLQGYGVDANGKIINGILTDLRIDTSNLAPKTTTTISSTINLNSTATAINQTTFPFDPAKQESFTKQFTTPVYDAQGNQHSMDQYMVKTGDNTWNVYTLIDGRNPNGTDPTDPATPPVASTMAFDTSGKLVSVTTPGTPPVVSPDLKITGWVPGKVTNGTWSPNGAAADPAGITVSMSNTTQFNADTARSIPVQNGYATGQITNLTIDGSGVLLANFSNNQTKAIGQISLASFTNEQGLQPVGGTSWKETYASGIPGYDAPQTGTLGSINSNSLEESNVNLTSELVDLIKAQSNYQANAKTISTQSTIMQTIIQMT
- the cheR gene encoding protein-glutamate O-methyltransferase CheR produces the protein MSTGNLDFEQFRVFLEKACGILLGENKQYLVSSRLNKLMEQQGIKSLGELVQRIQTQPRSGLREMVVDAMTTNETLWFRDTYPFEVLKSKVLPEAIKAAPGQRLRIWSAACSSGQEPYSLSMAIDEFERTNIGQLKAGVQIVATDLSGSMLINCKTGEYDSLAIGRGLSPERLQRYFDPKGPGRWAVKAPIKSRVEFRAFNLLDSYASLGKFDIVFCRNVLIYFSAEVKKDILLRIHSTLKPGGYLFLGASEALNGLPDHYQMVQCSPGIIYQAK
- a CDS encoding ribonucleoside-diphosphate reductase subunit alpha, whose protein sequence is MQTDTTRENPQGTLPQAVDSNSDLSATAPGQLRVIKRNGTVVAYTDDKITVAITKAFLAVEGGTAAASSRIHDTVARLTEQVTATFKRRMPSGGTIHIEEIQDQVELALMRAGEQKVARDYVIYRDSRAKERAAHTPVEATVNAHPSIRITRADGSLAPLDMGRLNTIVSEACEGLEEVDGDLIQRETLKNLYDGVALNDVNTALVMTARTLVEREPNYSFVTARLLMDTLRAEGLGFLGVAESATHHEMADLYAKALPAYIAKGVEYELVNPELANFDLEKLGKAINHERDQQFTYLGLQTLYDRYFIHKDGVRFELPQIFFMRVAMGLAIEEKDREARAIEFYNLLSSFDYMASTPTLFNAGTLRPQLSSCYLTTVPDDLSGIYHAIHDNAMLSKFAGGLGNDWTPVRALGSYIKGTNGKSQGVVPFLKVVNDTAVAVNQGGKRKGAVCAYLETWHMDIEEFIELRKNTGDDRRRTHDMNTANWIPDLFMKRVFDDGKWTLFSPSEVPDLHDLTGKAFEERYEYYEALTEYPGKVKLFKTIQAKDLWRKMLSMLFETGHPWLTFKDPCNLRSPQQHVGVVHSSNLCTEITLNTNKDEIAVCNLGSINLPNHIVDGKLDTAKLQRTVNTAVRMLDNVIDINYYSVPQAKNSNFKHRPVGLGIMGFQDALYLQHIPYGSDAAVQFADTSMEAVSYYAIQASCDLADERGAYETFQGSLWSKGILPLDSQQILIEARGQKYIDVDLKETLDWAPVRARVQKGIRNSNIMAIAPTATIANITGVSQSIEPTYQNLYVKSNLSGEFTVINPYLVRDLKARGLWDSVMINDLKYYDGSVQQIERIPAELKALYATAFEVDTKWIVDAASRRQKWIDQAQSLNLYIAGASGKKLDVTYRMAWYRGLKTTYYLRALAATSTEKSTINTGKLNAVSSGGNHGDDSVLAAPAGPAPVPKACAIDEPDCEACQ
- a CDS encoding chemotaxis protein CheV; this encodes MAGVMDSVNQRTQLVGQNRLELLLFRLDGQQLYGINVFKVREVLQCPALTVMPKSSPVVCGVANIRGATIPILDLAMATGAGALKDQSSPFVIITEYNTKTQGFLVRSVERIVNMNWEEIHPPPKGTGRDHYLTAVTRVDNQLVEIIDVEKVLAEVAPTPEAISVGVVDEQTQHKALSLRVLTVDDSSVARKQVTRCLQTVGVEVVALNDGRQALDYLRKLVDEGKKPEEEFLMMISDIEMPEMDGYTLTAEIRNDPRMQKLHIILHTSLSGVFNQAMVKKVGADDFLAKFRPDDLASRVVDRIKAADIS